A segment of the Macrobrachium nipponense isolate FS-2020 chromosome 4, ASM1510439v2, whole genome shotgun sequence genome:
gttttttttttttttgttggttgtttttttttttgtttttttgaaaatcttttgttttttatttttttttttgttttttttgtttttttttttgtgatcgttggttttttatttttttttcttgtttgtttttttgtcttctttttatttttgtttttttattgcttttttttgttttttttctttttttgttgtttcttGTATTGGTGTTTGTTgtcttgttgttttgtttttttctggtgtctttgtttgttttttgttgttgtgtgttgtgtttttttcgctttgttttgtttttttttggtttttttttttgattgtttttgtttttgggatttttttttgttgatttttgttttgttttttgtttttttgttgtttttttgttgtttttctttgtgttgtgtttttttgtttttttttttttttgttttttttcttttttttgtggttttgaatttttttttgttttcttgattgtttttgtttttgttttttgattttttgtgtttttttttttttttttttttgttttttttttgtttggttcgttgtttttttttttttttgttgtttgttttgtttttgtttttttgttgtttttttttgttgcttttgttttttttttgtgttttttttttttttttgtttctgttttttgttttgttttttttttttgttgttttcttgtttGTGCTTTATTGAACCTGGAATATTAAgcaattgatgtgtgtgtgtataaatatatatattatatatatatatatatatatatatatatatatatatatatatatatatatatatcaaacaccactgggaagaaatgaaaaatgctTTTAAATCCCGACTGGTGTCAGCTTTTTATGACCAAGCCATTTTCAGACGACTGACACAGAGGTATAAATTCATCACATACATGAGCAGGAGAGCACGTACGAGCATACAGAAGGTTGGAACTTAGGTACGTGTACCTCACAGGTGTTTTCCAAATCCGATTAAACGATTAAATATCTATCTGGAGCCAGTTTTCCTCTTTCTCCGTCTCTCAGCTACCTTCTTTAAAATTAAACTCCTCGCAAGTTTCTTTTGTAAATTAATCGATCAAGTGTATATATGCCTTGGCTGATTTATGTTCTTAGGGGaaactttctttttataaaactagaCTCAGTTATGTTTCTTTCCAGTACATTATTTGGATAAACTATCTGCTTTTCTTCGGTATagttaattgtatatttttcacTAACATTTACACAAATTGTTCTGTTCGCCTGTGCATCTCTTACACATATTTTATGCTGCTCTGTTAtaagtatcttttttttagcATATGTCCTTTTTTGCCGTTTTAATGTATAGTCCAATGCAGTCAGGATATTTACCACTCTTGCCTATACTCTTAACCATATGTTGCAACATTTGTATAGTCAGGGTTTCATAATTTACGTAATAATCTTTAAAACGCAGATATAACAACTGCTTTTTTAATTAATGCTGTGaacagaatgaaaatgaatataggcagaaaaaaatattagtggGTTTTATCTACACGTATTCAAGCCCATTATTGGTTCAATGTATTAGGCATTTCAGAAAGGGTAGGCAACTATCCTTTTCCATTTCCATGGTGAATGTTATTGACATGTCACTTATGAGGTATAACTCCGCCTACAAAACACCTGTCAGgtgcaaatatgtgtgtgtgtatgtatatgctgaatttctatcactacgtGTCAGTCCTCTGAGGATGACTCAGCCATAATTTCTTCCCAGCTGTGCTTGATCTATAAAAATCGCATATCAAAtgttatcataatcatatatatatatataatatatatatatatatatatatatatatatatatacctgtaaacGACCTTTAATACGAGTCATCTCCCATCAGGTGTAGTGAGCACGAGCTGGAACATGGCACAGAGTGTTTGGCATTGGCACTGCACTACTGCGAGGTCAAAGCGAAGCTGGTGACCGGCCCACCTCAGCTCTGGAAAGTAAGACAACCATTGGCTAGTTTATAATAGTTTATCTTGATCAGACTGGTATTAGTTTACGATGTGTTTATAACGTCAAAATCTATATCCCTACAGGGTTGAATGTCCGCAGAGTGCCTTGTGTGGAAAATTGTTTTCAGTACGAATAATCCATTTGCTGGGTCCCTTCGACACCCATCCACGCTGATTTCCGTCCGTTTCCATTTGATCCCATAGAATTCTTGCTTCCTGGCTGTTGTCTTCTTACTTTTCTTTCTCGAATTTTGATCCCATGGCCCAGGCATGAGTCTAAAAATCTGACTCGCTAATCTGGTTAAGCTGCCTTCAAATGTCTTtacatacattttctttttcttaattgcAGGTGACTGATGAAAAGGATTTGGCAGTGGCTCGAACTCTGGTTCCCAGATATACGCGCCAAACTCTTGTCCTGTGTAGGTCGCTAAGTCCCACGGTGCCATATGAGGACGGAATAGGCTTGGAGGGTGAAGAACTGGCGAAGGATAAAGATCCAACGAAAAGACCCACCAGTGCAGTATCCCCCGAGTGTCATCGAGGTGTTCAGATGTTCAGCACACGGTCTGAAAGTGGTCACAGTCCGTCTGAACATCAAAGAGAAACAGATCTAAATGAAGGGGAGCCGTCAGGAACCGCAACTGATGATCAATTGCTCCCCTGTGATCAAGGATGTCACAGTGTTTACGAAAAGATAAGGAAGAGTTTAGAGGACAATAGCCACAGGGTTTTTGTGTCCAATAACTTGAAAGCTTCCTGGCCGCCAGTTTGTTCTCTCATAGTCATCTCCAATTTCATCACTGTAGCGTCTTTCAAAGACTTTGCACGTTTCTTGTTCCGGTATTTAAACCAAAGACTGGTAACCGTTATACTAGTCCTAACACTAGACCCAGCACTTGAAGGCCTAACGTTATCAGAAGTTTCTGATCTCCAACAGTTTCTTAGGGAAGTTTCCAGTGAGATTTCAACAAAGGTCACTTTACTTCTTAGAAAAACCAGAAACACATTCTCAAAACATCAGAAGCCTCAAACATCTCACTCCATCGAAAAGGGTACGAGTAACGAATCCGCGGTCGAATTGTCTTCCTTTGCAAATCATTATGTAATGAAAGACCAGATTTTACCATCTGGTAACTACGTATTTGCAGATGACGAAATGACAGAGGATTCTAAAATACGCGATTTGATTGTAGCCATACTGGAGCAGACTACTAGCTGCTTCCACGGTCAAGTTCTGTTGGCTGATGAAGACTAGAAAAtactttgaataaaaaagaattaccTTCGAAATTGTGTTAAGGAATAATGCTTCTTGTACATAAATTATGCATTTCATCTAAGAGGTAGTTGGCTCTTCCTGTCATATGTGTAATCACATCTCCGGCGTTTGATAttctaaaagaaaacaaagcTGATCATGACTTTGGAGAAAGCATATTcttgagaaaaattattttcaaaacacgAATATGGCTGAGTAGTTTACCCTCGAAGTACTTAACAATATACTTTTGACAGGTCTGAATGTACTCAACATTGAAGTTATTCAGAATTTGTTGACAATATTCGACATTCCGTGTAATCTGAAGGCTGGTTGCACTCATTAcctctttttttataaaaaatattgtatgaTGATTATGCTATGAATAAAAATCGAAAGAACATCATGCATATCAACTCAATatgcaattttatttcatttataaggaAGCACAATTTCACAGAATTGAACGCATCTTCAGTTATTTTCCTCCAAACTAATTACAGATTAAGCGATAGGCGGTTCATATCGATACGCTATTAGTTCGAAACTAATGAAATTTCGTATTATATTCAGTGTTGTTGATGGGATCCAGAGtggtgtaataataattattaatatatatatatatataatatatatatatatatatatatatatatatatatatatatatatatatgtatacagagagaggagataggagagagagagagagagagatatatatatatattaggtaagaagagagagtatattatatatatatattatatattatataactatatattatatagatattattatatacattgtatatatcgaactactaatgtcctttaatatctaatttgctctacctcggaataatatttcatatatgcttaaccgagggggaatttataagcgataatagaattagcgatcgacaggcgcgaaccagcgacctctcaattccaggactggcagtgaacaCCCCGACacccgcaagagatataagttcattcCGCCTCCACCCCCCTGAAATTCCCCCTTTATTggctaagcatatatgaaaatatattaattccgaggtagagcgaattagatattaaaggacatttgtagttcgatatatgtatatgaatcactggtaAGTATTAGATACTTAGTATatatgtaagttatatatataataatatatatataaatagtagtatatatatatatatataggtagttataatgtatttatgattttttgattacatcaccatgattcatacacatgcattaggctacaaatgttcATAATAtccgaattcgctctacctcggaattaatataatttcatatatgttaaccaaatggGAATTTTGTTGGCCCGAGtcagtaaagacgtcactgaagcctgattctcctctgtgcgctgattcgagtccacgagaggacgaaattattatcaactaaaaaattccccttcaattaacatatatgaaaatatattaattaatttcgaggtagagcgaattggatatttaaggacatttgtagcttaatgaccataatatatatgtatgtatgtgtatatatatatatatatatatatatatatatatatatatatatatatatatatatatatacatacatacatatatatatatatatatatatatatatatatatatatatatatatatatatatatatatatatatatatatacatatatatatatatatatatatatatatatatatatacatatatatatatatatatatatatatatatatatatttatacatacatatatatatgtatgtatatatatatatatatatatatatatatatatatattatatatatatatatatatatacacacacacacactactgtgcatttcttcattattttagtgactcatgctatttAGAGATTTTCATGATATTCAGTGTTAACATTAtgtaaaatcatgaaacctaTTTTCTTTTAGTATTCAGGATTTTGTTGATATTGTTCTCTAGTGTAAGAGAAGAGAATATAATGAAGTGAAGCAATTTCCTCTCTTTAAACAAATCTCTGTTCTTGCTTATGTTAGGattataataatagtgataaatgTTACATTCCAATGTACAGGAAAAGGAAGTTTTATcaattacttttagtttttataaattttagtaATTTCCGTGGGTAATAAATGTCAGTTTAGCATTAAATTCATAATGAAAGCCCCTTGAaggacaaaaaaaggaaattagtttCTTAATCTACAATTACAAATTTAGCTGGAAAAGTCTCTTTAATAACTCCAGGTAAACAATTTTAATTCTCGCTCATTTTTTACCTGTATGTAATAACATCCACCTGCTCCGGGTAACTCCTACCTGCGTCTGCCTTCATCGAGTGCTGTTGTCCTTTACCCtggctttacttttttttatttgcccgcACCTTGAACTTACTCATTCAGagaaaaaccttttttttctttttttcttttttgtcaaccGCTCCCAGGAAACACTTATTTTTTTAACCAACCCCAAAATCACCCGAATCCCAAACACAGACCTCCACCAGCCGGCCTCTTTACCTGTCATAGATACCTGTCCTACAAATTG
Coding sequences within it:
- the LOC135210868 gene encoding D-ribitol-5-phosphate cytidylyltransferase-like isoform X3; protein product: MEKDTETPKCRVAAVIPAAGCGQRMGNPTPKQYLEVSGRPLILHCLKALTEQPWIERTVVVADDRAKMADILRKEGLSRVTVVTGTGSRHRSIREGVEELSSDPPDVVVVHDGVRPLLPPGILAQVVNAAAQHGAAGAVRPLVSTVIKPDAEGFLQESLVRSQFLNSEMPQAFKYTVLREAYQRCSEHELEHGTECLALALHYCEVKAKLVTGPPQLWKVTDEKDLAVARTLVPRYTRQTLVLCRSLSPTVPYEDGIGLEGEELAKDKDPTKRPTSAVSPECHRGVQMFSTRSESGHSPSEHQRETDLNEGEPSGTATDDQLLPCDQGCHSVYEKIRKSLEDNSHRVFVSNNLKASWPPVCSLIVISNFITVASFKDFARFLFRYLNQRLVTVILVLTLDPALEGLTLSEVSDLQQFLREVSSEISTKVTLLLRKTRNTFSKHQKPQTSHSIEKGTSNESAVELSSFANHYVMKDQILPSGNYVFADDEMTEDSKIRDLIVAILEQTTSCFHGQVLLADED
- the LOC135210868 gene encoding uncharacterized protein LOC135210868 isoform X4 encodes the protein MPVTSSCCLSHTPPDPSQNPPLHLPPLRILNAVLPRNLPEGVTSFLTSRMEKDTETPKCRVAAVIPAAGCGQRMGNPTPKQYLEGTGSRHRSIREGVEELSSDPPDVVVVHDGVRPLLPPGILAQVVNAAAQHGAAGAVRPLVSTVIKPDAEGFLQESLVRSQFLNSEMPQAFKYTVLREAYQRCSEHELEHGTECLALALHYCEVKAKLVTGPPQLWKVTDEKDLAVARTLVPRYTRQTLVLCRSLSPTVPYEDGIGLEGEELAKDKDPTKRPTSAVSPECHRGVQMFSTRSESGHSPSEHQRETDLNEGEPSGTATDDQLLPCDQGCHSVYEKIRKSLEDNSHRVFVSNNLKASWPPVCSLIVISNFITVASFKDFARFLFRYLNQRLVTVILVLTLDPALEGLTLSEVSDLQQFLREVSSEISTKVTLLLRKTRNTFSKHQKPQTSHSIEKGTSNESAVELSSFANHYVMKDQILPSGNYVFADDEMTEDSKIRDLIVAILEQTTSCFHGQVLLADED
- the LOC135210868 gene encoding D-ribitol-5-phosphate cytidylyltransferase-like isoform X2; the encoded protein is MPFANRDRTSFLTSRMEKDTETPKCRVAAVIPAAGCGQRMGNPTPKQYLEVSGRPLILHCLKALTEQPWIERTVVVADDRAKMADILRKEGLSRVTVVTGTGSRHRSIREGVEELSSDPPDVVVVHDGVRPLLPPGILAQVVNAAAQHGAAGAVRPLVSTVIKPDAEGFLQESLVRSQFLNSEMPQAFKYTVLREAYQRCSEHELEHGTECLALALHYCEVKAKLVTGPPQLWKVTDEKDLAVARTLVPRYTRQTLVLCRSLSPTVPYEDGIGLEGEELAKDKDPTKRPTSAVSPECHRGVQMFSTRSESGHSPSEHQRETDLNEGEPSGTATDDQLLPCDQGCHSVYEKIRKSLEDNSHRVFVSNNLKASWPPVCSLIVISNFITVASFKDFARFLFRYLNQRLVTVILVLTLDPALEGLTLSEVSDLQQFLREVSSEISTKVTLLLRKTRNTFSKHQKPQTSHSIEKGTSNESAVELSSFANHYVMKDQILPSGNYVFADDEMTEDSKIRDLIVAILEQTTSCFHGQVLLADED
- the LOC135210868 gene encoding uncharacterized protein LOC135210868 isoform X1, giving the protein MPVTSSCCLSHTPPDPSQNPPLHLPPLRILNAVLPRNLPEGVTSFLTSRMEKDTETPKCRVAAVIPAAGCGQRMGNPTPKQYLEVSGRPLILHCLKALTEQPWIERTVVVADDRAKMADILRKEGLSRVTVVTGTGSRHRSIREGVEELSSDPPDVVVVHDGVRPLLPPGILAQVVNAAAQHGAAGAVRPLVSTVIKPDAEGFLQESLVRSQFLNSEMPQAFKYTVLREAYQRCSEHELEHGTECLALALHYCEVKAKLVTGPPQLWKVTDEKDLAVARTLVPRYTRQTLVLCRSLSPTVPYEDGIGLEGEELAKDKDPTKRPTSAVSPECHRGVQMFSTRSESGHSPSEHQRETDLNEGEPSGTATDDQLLPCDQGCHSVYEKIRKSLEDNSHRVFVSNNLKASWPPVCSLIVISNFITVASFKDFARFLFRYLNQRLVTVILVLTLDPALEGLTLSEVSDLQQFLREVSSEISTKVTLLLRKTRNTFSKHQKPQTSHSIEKGTSNESAVELSSFANHYVMKDQILPSGNYVFADDEMTEDSKIRDLIVAILEQTTSCFHGQVLLADED